From Alosa sapidissima isolate fAloSap1 chromosome 2, fAloSap1.pri, whole genome shotgun sequence, one genomic window encodes:
- the adarb1b gene encoding double-stranded RNA-specific editase 1 isoform X2 has protein sequence MDVDEEENMSSCSTDVKENRNLDNVSSKEGAAVAEQLPNGGAGGGSRKRPLEEGNNGHAHSKFRPKKRKKTPGPVLPKNALMQLNEIKPGLQYKLLSQTGPVHAPVFVMTVEVNGQQFEGSGPTKKKAKLNAAEKALRSFVQFPNASEAHLAMGRTLTVNTDFTSDQADFPDMLFNGFETPAPPEDSFYLGSNGNGSLGALGEYPMPPAGAGTNSLAQAPLPPPSSFSSPSSGKNPVMILNELRPGLKYEFVSESGESHAKNFVMSVTVDAQTFEGSGRNKKLAKARAAQAALSALFNMQLDQTPSRQPIPREGLQLHLPQVLADAVSRLVVDKFSELTDNFTSPHARRKVLAGVVMTTGTDVKEAQVICVSTGTKCINGEYMSDRGLALNDCHAEIIARRSLIRYLYTQLEFFLCASKEDQQKSIFTRCDKHGYRLKDNVQFHLYISTSPCGDARIFSPHEAGVEDQGDRHPNRKARGQLRTKIESGEGTIPVRSSNTIQTWDGVLQGERLLTMSCSDKIARWNVVGIQGSLMSYFTEPIYFSSIILGSLYHADHLSRAMYQRIADIEDLPQQFTLNRPLLSGISNAEARQPGKAPNFSVNWTVGDQALEVINATTGKDDMGRPSRLCKHALYSRWMRLYNKLLATLRIKVSKPSSYHEAKQAAEEYHAAKQALIKAFHKAGLGAWVKKPIEQDQFSLNS, from the exons ATGGATGTTGACGAGGAGGAGAACATGA GTTCGTGCAGCACCGACGTAAAGGAAAACCGCAACCTGGACAACGTCTCCTCCAAGGAGGGGGCCGCCGTGGCCGAGCAGCTCCCCAACGGCGGCGCAGGCGGGGGCAGCCGCAAGCGGCCCCTGGAGGAGGGCAATAATGGCCACGCGCACTCCAAGTTCAGGCCCAAGAAGCGCAAGAAAACGCCAGGGCCAGTGCTGCCCAAGAATGCGCTGATGCAGCTGAACGAGATCAAGCCGGGCCTGCAGTACAAGCTGCTGTCGCAGACGGGCCCCGTGCACGCGCCCGTCTTCGTCATGACCGTGGAGGTCAACGGCCAGCAGTTCGAGGGCTCGGGCCCCACCAAGAAGAAGGCCAAGCTGAACGCGGCCGAGAAGGCGCTGCGCTCGTTCGTGCAGTTCCCCAACGCCTCGGAGGCGCACCTGGCCATGGGCCGCACGCTCACGGTCAACACGGACTTCACCTCGGACCAGGCTGACTTCCCGGACATGCTCTTCAACGGCTTTGAGACACCCGCACCACCGGAGGACTCCTTCTACCTGGGCTCCAATGGCAACGGATCGCTGGGCGCGCTGGGCGAGTACCCCATGCCACCGGCCGGCGCGGGCACCAACAGCCTGGCGCAGGCGCCGCTGCCGCCCCCATCCAGCTTCAGCTCACCCTCCAGTGGCAAGAACCCCGTCATGATCCTCAACGAGCTGCGGCCGGGTCTCAAGTACGAGTTTGTCTCGGAAAGCGGCGAGAGCCACGCAAAGAACTTTGTCATGTCCGTCACGGTGGACGCGCAGACGTTCGAGGGCTCGGGCCGCAACAAGAAGCTGGCCAAAGCCCGGGCGGCTCAGGCAGCCCTCTCTGCCCTCTTCAACATGCAGCTGGACCAGACACCTTCCCGCCAGCCCATCCCCAGAGAGGGCCTCCAGCTGCACCTCCCACAG GTTCTAGCCGATGCAGTCTCCCGTCTGGTGGTGGACAAGTTCAGCGAGCTGACAGACAACTTCACATCCCCCCACGCACGGCGGAAAGTTCTGGCAGGGGTCGTCATGACAACAG GCACTGATGTGAAGGAGGCCCAGGTGATCTGCGTCTCCACAGGGACCAAGTGTATAAACGGCGAGTACATGAGTGACCGCGGTCTGGCGCTTAACGACTGCCACGCCGAGATCATCGCCCGTCGCTCGCTCATCCGCTACCTTTACACTCAGCTGGAGTTCTTCCTCTG TGCCAGTAAAGAGGACCAGCAGAAGTCCATCTTCACGCGGTGTGACAAGCACGGCTACAGACTGAAGGACAACGTGCAGTTCCACCTCTACATCAGCACCTCGCCCTGCGGAGACGCCCGCATCTTCTCCCCTCATGAGGCTGGGGTCGAGG ACCAAGGGGACCGGCACCCCAACCGCAAGGCCCGTGGGCAGCTGCGGACCAAGATCGAGTCGGGAGAGGGCACCATTCCTGTGCGCTCCAGCAACACCATCCAGACGTGGGACGGCGTCCTTCAGGGCGAGAGGCTGCTCACCATGTCCTGCAGCGACAAGATTGCCAG GTGGAACGTGGTGGGGATCCAGGGCTCTCTGATGAGCTACTTCACCGAGCCCATCTACTTCTCCAGCATCATCCTGGGCAGCCTGTACCACGCCGACCACCTGTCCCGCGCCATGTACCAGCGCATCGCAGACATCGAGGACCTGCCACAGCAGTTCACCCTGAACCGGCCTCTCCTCAGCG GCATCAGTAATGCTGAGGCTCGGCAACCAGGTAAGGCACCCAACTTCAGCGTAAACTGGACAGTGGGGGACCAGGCCTTAGAGGTGATCAACGCCACCACGGGCAAGGATGACATGGGCCGACCCTCTCGCCTTTGCAAACATGCCCTCTACAGTCGCTGGATGAGGCTCTACAATAAG CTACTGGCGACGCTACGGATCAAAGTGTCCAAGCCCAGCTCGTACCACGAAGCTAAACAGGCGGCGGAGGAGTACCATGCAGCCAAGCAGGCGCTCATCAAAGCCTTCCACAAAGCGGGTCTGGGGGCCTGGGTGAAAAAGCCCATAGAACAGGACCAGTTCTCCCTCAACTCCTGA
- the adarb1b gene encoding double-stranded RNA-specific editase 1 isoform X1 — protein sequence MALFVDSAQNMGAYYCLMRTRFKRRRKKRSERKGRAGARQARGQQKLFSMDVDEEENMSSCSTDVKENRNLDNVSSKEGAAVAEQLPNGGAGGGSRKRPLEEGNNGHAHSKFRPKKRKKTPGPVLPKNALMQLNEIKPGLQYKLLSQTGPVHAPVFVMTVEVNGQQFEGSGPTKKKAKLNAAEKALRSFVQFPNASEAHLAMGRTLTVNTDFTSDQADFPDMLFNGFETPAPPEDSFYLGSNGNGSLGALGEYPMPPAGAGTNSLAQAPLPPPSSFSSPSSGKNPVMILNELRPGLKYEFVSESGESHAKNFVMSVTVDAQTFEGSGRNKKLAKARAAQAALSALFNMQLDQTPSRQPIPREGLQLHLPQVLADAVSRLVVDKFSELTDNFTSPHARRKVLAGVVMTTGTDVKEAQVICVSTGTKCINGEYMSDRGLALNDCHAEIIARRSLIRYLYTQLEFFLCASKEDQQKSIFTRCDKHGYRLKDNVQFHLYISTSPCGDARIFSPHEAGVEDQGDRHPNRKARGQLRTKIESGEGTIPVRSSNTIQTWDGVLQGERLLTMSCSDKIARWNVVGIQGSLMSYFTEPIYFSSIILGSLYHADHLSRAMYQRIADIEDLPQQFTLNRPLLSGISNAEARQPGKAPNFSVNWTVGDQALEVINATTGKDDMGRPSRLCKHALYSRWMRLYNKLLATLRIKVSKPSSYHEAKQAAEEYHAAKQALIKAFHKAGLGAWVKKPIEQDQFSLNS from the exons GTCGAGCGGGAGCTCGTCAGGCCCGGGGGCAGCAGAAGCTCTTCAGCATGGATGTTGACGAGGAGGAGAACATGA GTTCGTGCAGCACCGACGTAAAGGAAAACCGCAACCTGGACAACGTCTCCTCCAAGGAGGGGGCCGCCGTGGCCGAGCAGCTCCCCAACGGCGGCGCAGGCGGGGGCAGCCGCAAGCGGCCCCTGGAGGAGGGCAATAATGGCCACGCGCACTCCAAGTTCAGGCCCAAGAAGCGCAAGAAAACGCCAGGGCCAGTGCTGCCCAAGAATGCGCTGATGCAGCTGAACGAGATCAAGCCGGGCCTGCAGTACAAGCTGCTGTCGCAGACGGGCCCCGTGCACGCGCCCGTCTTCGTCATGACCGTGGAGGTCAACGGCCAGCAGTTCGAGGGCTCGGGCCCCACCAAGAAGAAGGCCAAGCTGAACGCGGCCGAGAAGGCGCTGCGCTCGTTCGTGCAGTTCCCCAACGCCTCGGAGGCGCACCTGGCCATGGGCCGCACGCTCACGGTCAACACGGACTTCACCTCGGACCAGGCTGACTTCCCGGACATGCTCTTCAACGGCTTTGAGACACCCGCACCACCGGAGGACTCCTTCTACCTGGGCTCCAATGGCAACGGATCGCTGGGCGCGCTGGGCGAGTACCCCATGCCACCGGCCGGCGCGGGCACCAACAGCCTGGCGCAGGCGCCGCTGCCGCCCCCATCCAGCTTCAGCTCACCCTCCAGTGGCAAGAACCCCGTCATGATCCTCAACGAGCTGCGGCCGGGTCTCAAGTACGAGTTTGTCTCGGAAAGCGGCGAGAGCCACGCAAAGAACTTTGTCATGTCCGTCACGGTGGACGCGCAGACGTTCGAGGGCTCGGGCCGCAACAAGAAGCTGGCCAAAGCCCGGGCGGCTCAGGCAGCCCTCTCTGCCCTCTTCAACATGCAGCTGGACCAGACACCTTCCCGCCAGCCCATCCCCAGAGAGGGCCTCCAGCTGCACCTCCCACAG GTTCTAGCCGATGCAGTCTCCCGTCTGGTGGTGGACAAGTTCAGCGAGCTGACAGACAACTTCACATCCCCCCACGCACGGCGGAAAGTTCTGGCAGGGGTCGTCATGACAACAG GCACTGATGTGAAGGAGGCCCAGGTGATCTGCGTCTCCACAGGGACCAAGTGTATAAACGGCGAGTACATGAGTGACCGCGGTCTGGCGCTTAACGACTGCCACGCCGAGATCATCGCCCGTCGCTCGCTCATCCGCTACCTTTACACTCAGCTGGAGTTCTTCCTCTG TGCCAGTAAAGAGGACCAGCAGAAGTCCATCTTCACGCGGTGTGACAAGCACGGCTACAGACTGAAGGACAACGTGCAGTTCCACCTCTACATCAGCACCTCGCCCTGCGGAGACGCCCGCATCTTCTCCCCTCATGAGGCTGGGGTCGAGG ACCAAGGGGACCGGCACCCCAACCGCAAGGCCCGTGGGCAGCTGCGGACCAAGATCGAGTCGGGAGAGGGCACCATTCCTGTGCGCTCCAGCAACACCATCCAGACGTGGGACGGCGTCCTTCAGGGCGAGAGGCTGCTCACCATGTCCTGCAGCGACAAGATTGCCAG GTGGAACGTGGTGGGGATCCAGGGCTCTCTGATGAGCTACTTCACCGAGCCCATCTACTTCTCCAGCATCATCCTGGGCAGCCTGTACCACGCCGACCACCTGTCCCGCGCCATGTACCAGCGCATCGCAGACATCGAGGACCTGCCACAGCAGTTCACCCTGAACCGGCCTCTCCTCAGCG GCATCAGTAATGCTGAGGCTCGGCAACCAGGTAAGGCACCCAACTTCAGCGTAAACTGGACAGTGGGGGACCAGGCCTTAGAGGTGATCAACGCCACCACGGGCAAGGATGACATGGGCCGACCCTCTCGCCTTTGCAAACATGCCCTCTACAGTCGCTGGATGAGGCTCTACAATAAG CTACTGGCGACGCTACGGATCAAAGTGTCCAAGCCCAGCTCGTACCACGAAGCTAAACAGGCGGCGGAGGAGTACCATGCAGCCAAGCAGGCGCTCATCAAAGCCTTCCACAAAGCGGGTCTGGGGGCCTGGGTGAAAAAGCCCATAGAACAGGACCAGTTCTCCCTCAACTCCTGA